Proteins from one Malaya genurostris strain Urasoe2022 chromosome 2, Malgen_1.1, whole genome shotgun sequence genomic window:
- the LOC131432452 gene encoding uncharacterized protein LOC131432452: MAGITVSELNRCLQACGFDALGDSLASTITGKINGSIGSRNEAAMFIAQLFHESNGFKYREERSRGAGQPYPPYYGRGYIQLTWDYNYRAASKYLYGNESVLLNDPDRVSRTPEVSMDVSTWFWKTIVRPKAAPFDNFYRTTGAINGALEPPGSELARRRYNLYCKVAQVLDAYPLAREC; encoded by the coding sequence ATGGCAGGAATCACAGTATCGGAATTGAATCGTTGTCTCCAGGCTTGTGGATTCGATGCACTGGGCGATAGTCTGGCTTCGACAATCACTGGAAAGATCAACGGATCAATCGGCAGTCGCAATGAGGCGGCCATGTTTATTGCTCAGTTATTCCACGAGAGCAACGGCTTTAAGTACCGGGAAGAGAGAAGTCGTGGTGCAGGACAACCTTACCCCCCGTACTACGGTCGAGGATACATACAGTTGACCTGGGACTACAACTATCGTGCAGCGTCCAAATATTTGTACGGCAATGAAAGTGTTTTGTTGAATGACCCGGATCGGGTATCTAGAACCCCGGAAGTTAGCATGGATGTATCTACCTGGTTCTGGAAAACAATAGTTCGTCCCAAAGCGGCACCGTTCGACAATTTTTACCGCACAACCGGCGCTATTAATGGAGCATTGGAACCTCCTGGTAGTGAGCTTGCAAGACGACGTTACAATTTGTATTGCAAGGTAGCTCAGGTGCTAGATGCTTATCCTTTGGCTCGCGAATGCTAG
- the LOC131432451 gene encoding uncharacterized protein LOC131432451 translates to MDSSQSNVLTTSQLNDCLSACGYKRIKESLASMITDKINASFSDPKEACMFLAHLFHESGGFQYREEKTHTNAPYGYYYGRGYIQLTWEDNYRQASKALFGDDRLVQNPNLVSKDSTTSMRVSVWFWEKKVRPKAKPFNDFYLTTKAINGELENSRNHPTAKRRFKLYCKILEELGQDSSSCSVM, encoded by the coding sequence ATGGATTCATCGCAATCGAACGTTTTGACGACATCGCAGCTGAACGATTGTCTGTCTGCCTGCGGGTACAAAAGAATCAAAGAGAGCCTAGCTTCTATGATTACCGACAAGATCAACGCATCATTTAGTGATCCTAAGGAGGCTTGCATGTTCCTTGCTCATCTTTTCCATGAAAGCGGTGGCTTTCAGTATCGTGAAGAAAAGACACACACAAACGCGCCGTACGGTTACTACTACGGCCGCGGGTATATTCAGCTGACCTGGGAGGATAACTACCGTCAGGCGTCCAAGGCTTTGTTCGGAGATGACCGTTTGGTGCAGAACCCGAATCTGGTGTCTAAAGATTCGACCACTTCTATGAGGGTATCGGTTTGGTTCTGGGAAAAGAAGGTGCGTCCCAAAGCGAAACCGTTCAACGACTTCTACCTTACCACCAAGGCCATAAATGGAGAATTGGAAAATAGTCGTAATCATCCGACTGCAAAACGTCGCTTCAAGTTGTATTGCAAAATACTAGAAGAGTTGGGCCAAGATTCGTCCTCTTGTAGTGTAATGTGA